The Verrucomicrobiia bacterium genome has a segment encoding these proteins:
- a CDS encoding polyphosphate polymerase domain-containing protein, with protein MPQDHRLQAQRFELKYLVPEEMVAGIRDFVRCYLELDDFSAGRANNSYDIHSVYLDSADLHTCQATRNGDKNRFKLRLRYYNDDPQTPVFFEIKQRVDNAILKQRCPVRREAVPLLMSGQLPDPEHLFSEEPRHLVALQRFQYLQYQLGAVPRMHNNYLREAWVPVSGNAVRVTFDRNIRIEPYFAYQAPVAMARPRRIYEDVVVLELKFTGRFPNWLRELADSFNLSRGTASKYCGGVDVLGDFHFRPRVEDLIQAGTARQEHYVGASSGTTMTELGQTAVARV; from the coding sequence ATGCCTCAGGACCATCGACTTCAAGCCCAGCGATTCGAACTGAAATACCTGGTGCCTGAAGAAATGGTTGCGGGCATCCGCGACTTTGTCCGCTGCTACCTCGAGCTGGACGACTTCTCAGCGGGGCGCGCCAACAACTCGTATGATATCCACAGTGTTTACCTGGATTCGGCGGACCTGCATACGTGCCAGGCGACGCGGAATGGCGACAAGAACCGGTTCAAGCTCAGGCTGCGCTACTACAATGACGACCCGCAGACGCCAGTGTTCTTCGAGATCAAGCAGCGCGTTGACAATGCGATTCTGAAGCAGCGCTGTCCGGTGCGCCGTGAAGCGGTTCCGCTTCTGATGTCAGGACAACTGCCGGATCCCGAACATCTTTTTTCCGAGGAACCACGGCACCTGGTTGCGCTGCAGCGTTTCCAATATTTGCAATATCAATTGGGCGCTGTTCCACGGATGCATAACAATTACCTCCGGGAAGCATGGGTTCCGGTTTCAGGAAATGCAGTTCGGGTGACTTTTGACCGGAACATCCGCATAGAACCGTATTTCGCCTACCAGGCCCCAGTCGCGATGGCTCGTCCCCGGCGGATTTACGAGGATGTGGTGGTTCTCGAGTTGAAATTCACAGGCCGGTTTCCAAACTGGTTGCGCGAGCTTGCAGACTCTTTCAATCTCTCACGCGGAACGGCGTCCAAATATTGCGGCGGCGTTGATGTCCTTGGCGATTTCCATTTCCGGCCGCGTGTCGAAGACTTGATCCAAGCCGGAACCGCCAGGCAGGAACATTATGTCGGCGCCTCATCTGGAACAACGATGACCGAACTCGGACAAACCGCCGTTGCGCGGGTGTGA
- a CDS encoding DUF4956 domain-containing protein: MTDWLFRGDYGIAPTNFAALFLSLLLAFVCGHAVAWAYIWTHTGLSYSRSYVSTLILIPVIVALVMLVLANNIVIAFGLMAIFAMVRFRSVLRDTLDTTYVLAVIVIGLACGTLKYSSAIIGCLMTVGLMFYFWLTGFGTRQRYDLILNVQWARPPSELPELLRLLHRHSRSVQCASQRTSEAFPGMDVSYRLLLRNPAATHHLMEELKAIPGVTRASSLGASDESEL, translated from the coding sequence ATGACTGACTGGCTCTTTCGTGGTGATTACGGAATCGCGCCCACCAATTTTGCCGCCCTGTTTCTGTCGCTGTTGCTGGCGTTCGTCTGCGGCCATGCTGTGGCCTGGGCCTATATCTGGACCCACACAGGTCTGTCTTATTCGCGTTCCTATGTCAGCACGTTAATTCTGATCCCGGTGATCGTTGCGCTCGTCATGCTCGTGCTGGCCAACAACATCGTCATTGCATTTGGGTTGATGGCGATTTTCGCGATGGTCCGTTTCCGAAGCGTTTTGCGCGACACCCTCGACACCACCTACGTGCTGGCCGTGATTGTCATTGGGCTCGCCTGCGGAACCTTGAAATACAGTTCGGCCATTATCGGCTGTCTCATGACCGTCGGCCTAATGTTCTATTTCTGGCTCACAGGCTTTGGCACGCGGCAGCGATACGATCTGATCTTGAACGTCCAATGGGCGCGGCCTCCGTCCGAACTTCCCGAACTGCTGCGGCTGCTCCATCGGCACAGCCGGTCCGTTCAATGCGCCAGCCAGCGCACCAGTGAAGCGTTTCCCGGCATGGATGTTTCGTATCGATTGCTGCTCCGCAATCCCGCTGCGACGCATCATTTGATGGAAGAACTGAAGGCTATTCCAGGCGTGACGCGAGCCTCAAGCCTGGGCGCGAGCGATGAATCCGAACTATGA
- a CDS encoding HlyD family efflux transporter periplasmic adaptor subunit has product MKLEPLKPVPTPLPQRLRDLRMRFIPPIVCIGAMLVIGLVWKDTVSPPTMVGQAEPIVSNISSYQPGILAELTVRRFERVRAGQVIGKVLVAHPELLSASLDVIRSEIEELQTDPQRLYTERRYAVDFAQLRQNWMRHRVDLASAKANLQFAEAELLRHEKLLAAKMVSQTEYDLAKSNRDSLVEEVNELTQLVNDGQIAFDSMQGTNWAGNATESGVAAWQEARLRLAAAELQPIILTAPIDGIITVVSNHPGESVSAGTTIVTIASLSPVRIVGYLKTPFSADPQPGARVAVRTRGIRRQVAETIITEVGTQLELLPMHMQSALRFANLEIGLPVEIELPPELKLRAGELVDISIITN; this is encoded by the coding sequence ATGAAGCTCGAGCCACTCAAGCCGGTTCCCACACCGCTTCCCCAGCGCCTTCGCGATCTGCGCATGCGGTTCATTCCACCGATTGTCTGCATCGGGGCGATGTTGGTGATTGGCCTGGTTTGGAAAGACACCGTCAGCCCGCCCACCATGGTCGGCCAGGCAGAACCGATCGTTTCCAACATCAGCTCGTATCAACCCGGCATTCTCGCCGAACTGACAGTGCGGCGGTTCGAGCGGGTCCGCGCGGGTCAGGTGATTGGCAAAGTGCTCGTCGCGCACCCCGAACTTCTAAGCGCCTCACTCGACGTCATCCGCTCGGAAATTGAGGAGCTTCAGACCGATCCCCAGAGGCTCTACACCGAGCGACGGTACGCCGTGGACTTCGCGCAACTGCGGCAGAACTGGATGCGCCATCGGGTCGACCTCGCCAGTGCCAAGGCCAACCTGCAGTTTGCCGAGGCCGAATTATTGCGGCACGAAAAATTGCTGGCGGCCAAAATGGTTTCGCAAACCGAATACGATCTGGCGAAATCCAATCGCGACTCCCTTGTGGAAGAGGTGAACGAGCTCACGCAATTGGTGAACGACGGCCAAATTGCATTCGACTCCATGCAGGGCACCAACTGGGCGGGCAATGCGACAGAGTCCGGGGTCGCCGCCTGGCAGGAGGCACGTCTTCGACTCGCCGCGGCCGAGTTGCAACCGATCATCCTCACAGCACCGATCGACGGGATCATCACGGTTGTTTCAAACCACCCTGGCGAATCGGTATCTGCCGGAACCACCATCGTAACGATTGCCAGTCTCAGCCCGGTCCGAATCGTGGGCTATTTGAAAACACCTTTCAGCGCAGACCCACAGCCTGGCGCGCGCGTTGCAGTTCGCACACGCGGGATTCGCCGGCAGGTGGCGGAAACGATCATTACCGAGGTCGGCACGCAGTTGGAACTGCTCCCGATGCACATGCAGAGCGCGCTGCGATTTGCCAATCTTGAGATCGGACTCCCGGTGGAAATCGAGCTGCCTCCCGAGCTGAAACTTCGGGCCGGGGAACTGGTCGACATCAGCATTATCACGAATTAA